Proteins encoded together in one Solanum lycopersicum chromosome 7, SLM_r2.1 window:
- the LOC138337471 gene encoding uncharacterized protein encodes MGEDPQEFLDGVYKVLSAMGVISREKEELASYKIREVSQVWYTQWKDNSSVESGPIECKEFKEAFLGKYFPRERRQVKVDEFINLKQGNMSVEEYSLMFSMLSRYAPSLVYNPREEMIEKYKLCRISRNLKRSGTSDQSQPRFKRKVATQEEPRGDKVKIEKGGGSQVGKPTCGTCGKRCNGECLLDTGSCFGFGKYGHKVRDCPNRDGKKVAPNILEDDAPKKRGFYALGTRGEKLD; translated from the exons atgggagaggatccccaagagttcctagatggagtgtacaaggtgttgagtgccaTGGGGGTGATTTCTAGAGAAAAGGAAGAGTTAGCTTCATATAAAATTAGGGAGGtttctcaagtgtggtacactcaatggaaagaCAATAGTTCGGTTGAgtcgggtcctattgagtgCAAAGAGTTTAAAGAAGCTTTTctaggaaagtactttccccgtgagaggaGACAGGTGAAGGTAGATGaatttatcaatctcaagcaaggaaatatgagtgttgaggaatactctttgaTGTTCTCTATGTTGTCTAGATATGCTCCATCCTTAGTGTATAACCCTAGAGAggagatga TTGAGAAGTATAAACTTTGTAGAATTTCtagaaatttgaaaagaagTGGTACAAGTGATCAAAGTCAACCAAGGTTCAAGAGGAAGGTGGCAACTCAAGAAGAACCTAGGGGTGATAAGGTGAAAATTGAaaaaggaggtggttctcaaGTTGGCAAGCCTACATGTGGTACTTGTGGAAAGAGGTGCAATGGGGAATGCCTATTGGATACCGGGAGTTGCTTTGGATTTGGTAAATATGGACATAAAGTGAGGGATTGTCCCAATAGAGATGGTAAGAAAGTTGCTCCTAATATTCTGGAagatgatgctccaaagaagaggGGCTTTTATGCACTCGGGACTAGAGGAGAAAAGTTGGATTag